One genomic region from Nymphaea colorata isolate Beijing-Zhang1983 chromosome 10, ASM883128v2, whole genome shotgun sequence encodes:
- the LOC116263184 gene encoding GEM-like protein 1, whose protein sequence is MDREGHAPADDEANKKKTSSTHSADYAPYPTIDPKDVEVTAPAPVPAAAPAPAPLAAEQGGEENWATFVMGSPSDPPPPPANPDKSVTWSSNLTTEASRDGNPATIPSSNPYVSSSPAPAGKGALDSVRDVLGRWGKKVGETTKKAEDLAGNVWQHLKTGPSVADAAMGRIAQATKILAEGGYEKIFQQTFETLPGEQLQRSYACYLSTSAGPVIGILYLSSAKLAFCSDNPLSYKVGDQTEWSYYKVVIPLHQLKSISPSHNKTNPAEKYIQVASIDNHEFWFMGFVNYDGAVQSLEDALQAHRAQLA, encoded by the exons ATGGATCGCGAGGGCCACGCTCCTGCCGATGATGAAgccaacaagaagaagacatccTCTACCCATTCCGCCGATTACGCTCCCTATCCCACCATCGATCCAAAGGACGTCGAAGTCACCGCCCCTGCTCCCGTTCCCGCTGCCGCTCCTGCTCCTGCACCTTTGGCCGCCGAACAGGGTGGGGAGGAGAACTGGGCTACCTTCGTCATGGGTTCTCCTTCCGACCCGCCACCTCCGCCAGCCAACCCTGACAAGTCCGTCACATGGAGCTCCAATTTGACGACAGAGGCTTCCCGTGATGGCAACCCTGCCACCATCCCCTCCTCCAATCCTTACGTTTCCTCTTCCCCCGCTCCCGCTGGGAAGG GCGCATTGGACTCCGTCCGCGATGTATTGGGACGTTGGGGAAAGAAGGTGGGCGAGACCACCAAAAAAGCTGAGGATCTTGCTGGAAACGTATGGCAGCACC TGAAAACAGGTCCTAGTGTTGCAGATGCAGCTATGGGGAGAATTGCTCAGGCAACCAAGATTCTTGCAGAAGGAGGCTATGAAAAGATTTTTCAACAAACATTTGAGACACTTCCAGGGGAGCAACTGCAGAGGTCATATGCATGCTACTTATCAACATCTGCTGGTCCTGTCATTGGAATACTGTACTTGTCCAGTGCAAAACTTGCATTTTGCAGTGATAATCCTCTTTCATACAAAGTTGGTGATCAGACAGAATGGAGCTACTATAAG GTTGTAATTCCCCTTCACCAGCTAAAATCAATCAGTCCTTCACACAACAAAACGAATCCTGCTGAAAAGTATATTCAGGTTGCATCCATTGATAACCACGAATTTTGGTTTATGGGCTTCGTCAATTACGACGGTGCTGTTCAAAGCCTAGAAGATGCCCTACAAGCCCATCGTGCTCAGTTGGCCTGA
- the LOC116261797 gene encoding zinc-finger homeodomain protein 1, giving the protein MEFEEQEDQEEEEEEEEEEEISLPAAGSYESLGNAPAPVTARVKMSGETGKKPVSRYRECLKNHAVSIGGHAVDGCGEFMPAGEEGTLDALKCAACNCHRNFHRKETEGEVAAVFHHHSSQFSPYYRPPPTPTAYLHMPHRTPLALPSTSGGGGGTAAAAAAAGHARDDQDDVSGGTGGSAGLPKKRFRTKFTQDQKEKMLAFAERLGWRIQKHDEATVQQFCMETGVKRHVLKVWMHNNKHTLGKKS; this is encoded by the coding sequence ATGGAATTCGAAGAGCAGGAAGAtcaggaagaggaggaggaggaggaggaggaggaggagatcaGCTTGCCGGCAGCAGGGAGTTATGAATCCCTAGGGAACGCGCCGGCGCCGGTGACTGCGAGGGTAAAGATGAGTGGTGAGACGGGGAAGAAGCCGGTGAGTCGCTACCGCGAGTGCCTCAAGAACCACGCGGTGAGCATCGGGGGCCACGCCGTGGATGGGTGCGGGGAGTTCATGCCCGCCGGGGAGGAGGGAACGCTGGACGCCCTCAAATGTGCGGCGTGCAACTGCCACCGGAACTTCCACCGCAAGGAGACGGAGGGGGAGGTGGCGGCTGTGTTCCACCACCACAGCTCGCAGTTCTCTCCTTATTACAGGCCGCCACCGACGCCGACGGCGTACCTGCACATGCCCCATCGGACGCCGTTGGCTCTGCCGTCGACTTCTGGAGGGGGAGGTGGTACAGCTGCTGCTGCGGCTGCCGCCGGCCATGCTAGGGATGATCAGGACGACGTTTCCGGGGGTACCGGTGGGAGCGCCGGCCTTCCAAAAAAGAGGTTCCGGACCAAATTCACGCAGGATCAGAAGGAGAAGATGCTGGCCTTCGCGGAGAGGTTGGGCTGGAGGATTCAGAAGCACGATGAGGCGACGGTGCAGCAGTTCTGCATGGAGACAGGCGTGAAGAGGCATGTGCTCAAGGTGTGGATGCACAATAACAAACACACGCTAGGTAAGAAGAGCTGA